From Microaerobacter geothermalis, one genomic window encodes:
- a CDS encoding DUF488 family protein, N3 subclade: MAGSLFLYNVYKDPPNQDVNLLITRTQKTLPGWIHVPELAPDPALYNDFLRWQWEKLWPRKKWNEYKERYIQGLKNPSTERYLKGLLKRLMEGKNVAVGCYCHDEDYCHKLLVGDWISAFGIEIIHGRDIRPKREARAIVPDGQLSIFDAFEGRNYG; encoded by the coding sequence TTGGCTGGAAGTCTGTTTCTTTACAACGTGTACAAGGACCCGCCGAATCAGGATGTAAATCTCTTAATCACTCGAACCCAAAAGACCCTTCCTGGCTGGATACATGTGCCTGAACTCGCCCCCGATCCAGCCCTTTACAACGACTTTTTGAGATGGCAATGGGAGAAATTATGGCCAAGAAAGAAATGGAATGAGTATAAAGAAAGATATATCCAGGGGCTTAAAAATCCATCAACCGAACGGTACCTGAAAGGACTTTTGAAACGGTTAATGGAAGGAAAAAACGTGGCAGTCGGATGTTATTGCCACGATGAAGATTATTGTCATAAGCTCCTGGTTGGCGATTGGATTTCTGCTTTTGGAATCGAGATCATTCACGGGAGAGATATTCGTCCAAAACGGGAAGCAAGAGCCATTGTTCCCGATGGACAACTTTCTATATTTGATGCGTTCGAGGGGAGGAATTATGGGTGA
- a CDS encoding AAA family ATPase, which produces MSVKFRLQDTQKSQTFQLKEVNLPKFAEPPKTHQNYSRNRKKIVAVASSGKGGTGKSTVAVQLAMLFQERNQRTVLVDMDIPHGDIATMLKLSDERCLTDWVGVPKNLNEHQIHNLLLNSANDLKVLPSIRAIEEQEKVNRPEFVRKLMDHLKIFDVIVVDTGPNLEPMTLEVLLLSTDILFVTELYEPALNNIYRGKEEFKKKNGDPHKINVIVNKMKKKSNGIYHSVQRLTGISNISFLPYVEKMPEMTDKGFFLALKKKNHPYVKTLLELVEDISPKVDQPLSLYPKRKGLFSWIGGR; this is translated from the coding sequence ATGAGTGTAAAGTTTAGATTACAGGATACCCAAAAAAGTCAAACCTTCCAACTAAAAGAAGTAAATTTGCCAAAGTTTGCTGAGCCGCCAAAAACACACCAAAACTATAGTAGAAACAGAAAGAAAATCGTGGCGGTCGCAAGTTCCGGAAAAGGAGGGACTGGGAAATCAACAGTAGCTGTGCAACTTGCAATGCTTTTTCAAGAGCGGAATCAACGTACTGTGTTGGTAGACATGGATATTCCTCATGGTGATATTGCAACGATGCTGAAATTATCCGATGAGCGTTGTCTGACGGATTGGGTGGGAGTGCCCAAAAATCTGAATGAGCACCAGATTCATAATTTGTTGTTAAACTCTGCAAATGATTTAAAAGTACTGCCCTCTATTCGGGCAATAGAGGAACAAGAAAAAGTGAATCGTCCCGAATTTGTGAGAAAGCTGATGGACCATTTGAAAATATTTGATGTGATCGTGGTAGATACGGGACCTAATCTGGAGCCAATGACATTGGAAGTATTGTTGCTATCTACAGATATCCTTTTTGTCACTGAGCTGTATGAACCTGCTCTAAACAACATATACCGGGGAAAAGAAGAATTCAAAAAAAAGAATGGGGACCCTCATAAAATCAATGTCATTGTCAACAAAATGAAGAAAAAGAGCAACGGAATTTATCACAGTGTTCAAAGACTGACGGGGATCTCCAATATATCCTTTTTGCCGTACGTCGAAAAAATGCCGGAAATGACTGATAAAGGCTTTTTTCTTGCTTTAAAAAAGAAGAACCATCCATACGTGAAAACATTATTGGAGTTGGTAGAAGATATTTCTCCCAAAGTGGATCAACCCTTGTCCTTATACCCAAAAAGGAAAGGGTTGTTTAGTTGGATTGGGGGGAGGTAA
- a CDS encoding P-loop NTPase family protein, with protein MRLLLATGYEELDQLVSEFKDIEVTGKAIHAEQIPKLAQETKAEAVMYSETLPVSRIKGEKNVGAETNIIKVIEQLRDEHIRVIMLLNERPTGHPFLEKLINLGVFDLIMGEAVSIEEIEEVIRNPRTRKDVKHLIVEKEQVSDDKYRAKEIKIEEQKEEKKKILPKINISMPKITMPKIPFHLLAKYAPATLVQPKIIAVGSLHPGAGSSFFLYNFTRWLSKQKLSSAILESLDDQETWYHIVKREKKPHEEWMSWHESVQNGQAIMKPQYWYIGKTLFIPHKGVKKDSFTIEHARELIHLARQSPLLFVDLSHDWGDVVSQTTLRQCDEVWLVSHPNPAFLAAQEYRKQTLDHIIERIGERRLLFIGNMWGKAVNIEEIPIRPFVTIPYFESNIKAMMKGRPLSDSELDSVFINVYKRLQENNLEMEEIS; from the coding sequence ATGCGACTGCTGTTAGCTACCGGTTATGAAGAGTTGGACCAACTGGTAAGCGAATTTAAAGATATTGAAGTCACGGGAAAGGCGATCCACGCCGAACAGATCCCTAAGCTGGCGCAAGAAACCAAAGCGGAAGCAGTCATGTATTCTGAAACGTTGCCGGTCTCGAGAATAAAAGGAGAAAAAAACGTTGGGGCTGAAACGAACATCATAAAGGTTATTGAGCAATTACGGGATGAACATATTCGGGTGATCATGCTGCTGAATGAAAGGCCCACTGGGCACCCCTTTTTGGAAAAATTAATCAACCTTGGAGTGTTTGATTTAATTATGGGTGAGGCGGTCAGCATTGAAGAAATTGAAGAAGTTATACGGAATCCCCGAACAAGAAAAGATGTCAAGCATTTAATCGTGGAAAAAGAACAAGTGTCTGATGACAAATACCGGGCAAAAGAAATAAAAATCGAAGAGCAGAAGGAAGAAAAGAAGAAAATATTGCCCAAAATAAATATATCTATGCCGAAGATCACAATGCCTAAGATACCATTTCACTTACTGGCCAAATATGCCCCCGCTACCCTTGTCCAGCCCAAAATCATCGCCGTTGGAAGCTTGCATCCTGGAGCGGGTTCAAGCTTTTTTCTCTACAATTTCACCAGGTGGTTATCCAAGCAAAAATTATCCAGTGCAATTCTTGAATCGTTGGATGATCAAGAAACGTGGTACCACATCGTAAAACGTGAAAAAAAGCCTCATGAAGAGTGGATGAGTTGGCATGAATCCGTTCAAAACGGGCAGGCCATTATGAAACCGCAATACTGGTATATCGGAAAAACGCTTTTTATCCCGCACAAGGGAGTCAAGAAGGATTCGTTTACCATTGAACATGCCAGGGAATTGATCCACTTGGCAAGGCAGAGTCCTTTGCTTTTCGTGGATCTTTCTCATGATTGGGGGGATGTCGTATCACAAACGACTTTACGGCAATGTGATGAAGTATGGCTTGTTTCCCATCCGAATCCAGCGTTTTTGGCAGCGCAGGAATACAGAAAACAAACGCTTGATCATATCATTGAACGGATTGGCGAAAGAAGATTGCTGTTTATTGGGAACATGTGGGGAAAAGCAGTGAACATTGAGGAAATCCCCATCCGTCCTTTTGTGACCATCCCTTATTTTGAGTCAAATATCAAAGCGATGATGAAGGGCCGTCCTTTGTCAGACAGTGAATTAGATTCGGTGTTTATTAATGTATATAAAAGATTGCAGGAAAATAATTTAGAAATGGAGGAAATTTCCTGA
- a CDS encoding peptidoglycan DD-metalloendopeptidase family protein gives MDQIKKVGQWIAKLLLRYIARMFFVLISSMIPIIILSIFVFLILDSMFNQTGALNFTGRDNFNITIGQEIKNMYVVKADEWKEGLTEEEIEQVYQYNHDLSWAVPAAIDKLAYNFEDESKREEYLNRTYEFVKPIFEFKDSTITTTTVTTDEQGNRVTETDTETIRLITRAETYIGTYKYYYKWMTETSGNTTTKKEVLDTVESDVNYSKVKEALKYYGLESETNVDIVIFQAYALDKNLVDPKVKTLLPKSMWSLVARSPFGIAPRNLEGRIDLYAVLPRQTPTGYIDKLNVNIQAYDQSWRVDQDRTEIGTLPRRGSNFRFGTLAVSKNNPYGLDLGMKLYIPGYGYGVVEEYSENIRDRLIEDSTGEEIASFISVFPALADWFYDSVVGTNKDDVVYLFMGDSDEYEPDKLRKAQVEIGRFWQTLYAESEAYIFPPDYEVPMPQMETAGEIFFDGSTWPVTSGFGYREDPFTGERSFHAGQDWGLPIGIPILSINSGIVEVSRNSQTAGKFVRILLDTKAIEGNRKVDIKVRYLHMSALAVREGDRVNQGEIVGFVGSTGRSTGPHMHMEVWVDGEPRDPLNWIELIKSDGVIDIYREQGTFEGGSIDDED, from the coding sequence ATGGATCAAATAAAAAAAGTTGGGCAATGGATTGCGAAATTACTTTTGCGATACATTGCCCGTATGTTTTTTGTTCTAATCAGCAGTATGATTCCAATTATTATTCTCTCTATTTTTGTTTTCCTGATTCTTGACTCTATGTTTAATCAAACTGGGGCATTGAACTTCACAGGCAGAGATAATTTCAATATCACCATTGGTCAGGAAATCAAGAACATGTACGTAGTCAAGGCAGACGAATGGAAGGAGGGGCTGACAGAAGAAGAAATAGAACAGGTCTATCAATATAACCATGATCTGTCATGGGCAGTCCCGGCGGCTATAGATAAGCTAGCCTATAACTTTGAGGATGAATCCAAAAGAGAGGAATATCTAAATAGGACATATGAGTTTGTTAAGCCAATATTTGAGTTTAAAGACTCAACCATTACGACTACAACAGTTACAACTGACGAACAGGGAAATAGGGTTACAGAAACAGATACCGAAACGATCCGGTTGATTACCCGTGCAGAAACGTATATTGGCACATACAAGTACTATTACAAATGGATGACTGAAACTTCCGGGAACACAACGACAAAAAAGGAAGTATTAGATACAGTTGAATCTGACGTGAACTATAGCAAGGTTAAAGAGGCATTGAAGTATTATGGCTTGGAAAGTGAAACTAATGTAGATATTGTCATTTTTCAGGCGTACGCACTGGATAAAAATCTTGTGGACCCGAAAGTAAAAACATTGCTCCCAAAATCCATGTGGAGCCTGGTAGCCCGGTCGCCGTTCGGGATTGCGCCACGAAACCTGGAAGGCCGCATTGACTTATATGCGGTGTTGCCCCGGCAAACGCCAACAGGATATATCGACAAACTAAACGTGAACATTCAAGCCTATGACCAGTCGTGGAGAGTCGATCAAGACAGAACAGAAATAGGAACGCTACCACGCCGGGGGAGCAATTTCCGATTTGGGACCTTGGCGGTATCAAAAAATAACCCTTATGGCCTTGATTTGGGAATGAAATTATATATCCCCGGCTATGGGTATGGGGTAGTAGAAGAATATAGCGAAAACATTCGAGATAGACTCATTGAGGATTCAACAGGTGAAGAAATCGCCAGTTTTATCTCTGTTTTCCCGGCTCTAGCCGATTGGTTTTATGATTCCGTAGTAGGAACAAACAAAGATGATGTGGTTTATCTCTTTATGGGAGATTCAGACGAATATGAACCTGACAAGCTTAGAAAAGCCCAGGTGGAGATTGGACGGTTTTGGCAAACGCTGTATGCCGAAAGTGAGGCATACATTTTCCCGCCCGATTATGAGGTACCGATGCCGCAAATGGAGACAGCAGGGGAAATTTTTTTTGACGGGAGCACTTGGCCTGTTACCAGCGGATTTGGTTACAGAGAAGACCCTTTTACAGGAGAGAGATCATTTCATGCCGGACAGGATTGGGGACTTCCTATCGGCATTCCTATTTTGTCGATCAATTCAGGGATTGTCGAAGTCTCACGAAATTCACAGACAGCAGGGAAATTCGTCCGTATCCTGCTGGATACCAAAGCGATAGAAGGAAACAGGAAGGTAGACATCAAAGTTCGCTATTTGCACATGTCAGCCCTTGCTGTTAGAGAAGGTGACAGGGTAAACCAAGGGGAGATCGTTGGCTTTGTTGGAAGCACCGGAAGAAGTACCGGTCCCCACATGCACATGGAAGTGTGGGTGGACGGAGAACCAAGAGATCCCCTGAATTGGATTGAGTTGATTAAATCTGACGGGGTGATCGATATTTACCGTGAACAAGGAACGTTTGAAGGAGGAAGTATTGATGATGAGGATTAA
- a CDS encoding VirB4 family type IV secretion system protein, whose protein sequence is MLFKAKEKREDEYRPVTEFIESLAPNTGDLSNPKHIRIGDRYIRSLYIDGWPYEIDFGYLHPLVSFAGDIDFAQYISPVEKEKMIRWLTDRIEGIESKLIERAKQVSSRGVRAKRDELALLDQLRADIENNRDRIIYFDNFVTIAAPSIDELEKKVDRLMAKFGGTKDHLKLADDEHDLMWKAVSPLGIKTKHAWKEMNLDAGTNLYPFTISDWPHEKGPLIGLNYDTGSPILFDGFNKEHVKNYGIAIIGVSGTGKSAMLKKILAGEVRYDIFQAVLDQDNEFRKAIETLGGVYLPINRHTDLRFNPADIEEEYNHEYGKSIVDLNGKIEDMTNLASFMAGLTDNKEDKIIEAYIDKAWRKAYAAKGITEDPNSLYEEGFFDENTKKFIKRNKKLPPRFSDFYHIFCEMAEGIPELKGTVISLERYTADGTLGLFDCYTNVELAEAPCIGFGMKELKNSLLRPIANIVVMTYLENRFIKKRSEDEGSLFRIIADECQEFLDNPYSAKALETFFRRFRKRKGGPIAATQNFQKFYENEHGRAIVQNSDTKIIFGQHEGDLKYCAEMFNLTEGEVEFLSLGTEHHAIIKQPKYSCRSVTQFSPWEQEIFFPEHGG, encoded by the coding sequence TTGCTGTTCAAGGCTAAAGAAAAGCGTGAAGACGAATATAGACCTGTAACAGAATTTATCGAATCATTGGCTCCCAATACAGGGGATTTGAGTAATCCAAAGCATATTCGCATTGGTGACCGTTATATCCGTTCTCTCTATATTGACGGTTGGCCCTATGAAATTGATTTTGGCTACCTTCATCCATTGGTAAGCTTCGCCGGGGATATTGACTTCGCCCAGTATATTTCTCCAGTGGAAAAAGAAAAAATGATCAGGTGGCTGACAGATCGTATCGAGGGCATAGAGTCGAAATTGATTGAACGCGCAAAACAGGTTTCAAGCCGTGGAGTACGAGCGAAAAGGGATGAATTGGCACTCCTTGACCAGCTGAGGGCAGACATCGAAAACAACCGTGACAGGATAATCTATTTTGATAATTTTGTTACGATAGCGGCTCCATCTATTGATGAATTGGAGAAAAAAGTTGATCGCCTCATGGCAAAATTCGGCGGAACAAAAGACCATTTGAAACTGGCAGATGATGAGCATGATTTGATGTGGAAGGCGGTTAGCCCCCTAGGGATAAAAACGAAACATGCTTGGAAAGAGATGAACCTGGATGCTGGGACAAATCTCTATCCTTTCACAATCTCCGATTGGCCCCATGAAAAAGGGCCCCTGATTGGACTAAACTATGACACGGGCTCCCCTATCTTGTTTGATGGATTTAACAAGGAGCATGTCAAGAATTATGGCATTGCAATCATAGGGGTATCGGGGACAGGAAAAAGTGCGATGTTAAAAAAAATCTTGGCCGGAGAAGTGCGATACGATATATTTCAGGCGGTACTCGATCAGGATAATGAATTTCGCAAAGCCATCGAGACACTTGGGGGAGTGTACCTTCCAATTAACCGACACACCGATTTGCGTTTCAATCCAGCAGATATTGAAGAAGAATATAACCATGAATACGGAAAATCAATTGTTGATCTAAACGGAAAAATAGAGGATATGACTAATCTTGCTTCCTTTATGGCTGGACTGACGGACAACAAAGAAGACAAAATCATTGAAGCCTACATCGACAAGGCATGGAGAAAAGCATACGCTGCAAAAGGTATTACCGAAGATCCAAACAGCCTGTATGAAGAAGGCTTTTTTGATGAGAATACAAAGAAATTTATCAAGCGAAATAAAAAGCTTCCTCCTCGCTTTTCAGATTTTTATCATATCTTTTGTGAAATGGCCGAAGGTATCCCGGAGCTGAAAGGAACAGTGATTTCCTTGGAACGATATACTGCTGACGGGACTCTCGGCTTATTTGATTGTTATACAAATGTTGAATTGGCAGAAGCCCCTTGTATTGGATTTGGCATGAAAGAGTTGAAAAATTCCCTCCTTCGTCCCATTGCAAATATTGTGGTCATGACGTATCTGGAAAATCGCTTTATTAAGAAACGGTCGGAAGATGAAGGGAGCCTATTCAGAATCATCGCCGATGAGTGTCAGGAATTTTTGGATAACCCTTATTCAGCCAAAGCCCTGGAAACATTTTTTAGACGTTTTCGGAAACGTAAAGGCGGACCCATTGCCGCTACACAAAACTTTCAAAAGTTTTACGAGAATGAGCATGGCCGTGCGATTGTCCAAAACAGCGACACGAAAATCATATTTGGGCAGCATGAGGGTGATTTAAAATACTGTGCTGAGATGTTCAATCTCACAGAAGGTGAGGTTGAATTTTTATCCCTTGGGACGGAACATCATGCGATCATTAAGCAGCCGAAGTACAGTTGTAGAAGTGTGACCCAATTCTCTCCATGGGAACAAGAAATCTTTTTCCCTGAACATGGGGGGTGA
- a CDS encoding ubiquinone biosynthesis protein COQ9 — MLKNGGYRKYVEIHPIPLTHCSEKEMKNVYFGWREFLNTLETDIMLYIQSRQVDLDAVMKEQKENRIAMIKKYNAQGSVTEEFLIHQENFNLELMESRNLPVRRNFLIFLLNDHSFNFEKAEDFLTDRIEESFQYIHRFVRRYNVLKTPEVYDILHAWCNKTQSKYISGADMYEQGFLNLWVRGGNNFAVQG, encoded by the coding sequence GTGCTAAAAAATGGGGGATATCGAAAATATGTAGAAATTCACCCAATACCGCTCACCCATTGTTCAGAGAAAGAAATGAAGAATGTCTATTTTGGATGGCGTGAATTTCTGAACACATTGGAAACCGATATCATGCTCTATATTCAAAGCAGGCAGGTAGACCTGGACGCTGTCATGAAAGAGCAAAAGGAAAACCGTATCGCAATGATCAAAAAATATAATGCTCAAGGTTCTGTTACAGAAGAATTTCTCATTCATCAAGAAAATTTCAATTTGGAATTGATGGAATCAAGGAACTTGCCAGTTCGGAGGAATTTCCTGATTTTTCTTTTAAACGATCATTCTTTTAATTTTGAAAAAGCCGAAGACTTTCTGACAGACAGAATAGAAGAGTCTTTTCAATATATTCATCGATTTGTGAGAAGATACAACGTATTAAAAACGCCGGAAGTGTACGATATATTGCATGCCTGGTGCAATAAGACCCAAAGCAAGTACATTTCAGGTGCAGATATGTATGAGCAGGGCTTTTTAAATCTCTGGGTAAGGGGAGGGAACAATTTTGCTGTTCAAGGCTAA